One region of bacterium genomic DNA includes:
- the rplB gene encoding 50S ribosomal protein L2: MGIKKRKPVTSTQRYQTYDDFSDITKREPEKSLLAPLPRTGGRGNFGSITSRHRGGRHKRMYRIIDFKRDKFGIPATVEAIEYDPNRSSRIALLMYKDGEKRYVIAPLGLKPGDEIISGPGSPLKIGNTLPLREIPLGMEIYNLELTPGRGGELVRSAGNSAQILAKEEPYAHVRLPSGEIRLIRLDCLATIGRTSNPDHGSIVLGKAGRSRYLGRRPRTRGTHMNPVDHPMGGGEGKSKGHIPRSPTGVPAKGFKTRGKKLSDKYIIKRRK; this comes from the coding sequence ATGGGTATAAAGAAGAGAAAACCGGTGACATCTACTCAGAGATATCAGACTTACGATGATTTTTCTGATATAACTAAACGAGAACCTGAAAAGTCTTTGTTAGCTCCCCTTCCACGCACTGGTGGAAGAGGTAACTTTGGTAGTATAACTTCAAGACATAGGGGTGGCAGGCATAAACGGATGTATAGGATTATTGACTTCAAGCGTGATAAATTTGGCATTCCTGCAACTGTAGAAGCTATAGAATATGACCCAAATCGCTCTTCAAGAATAGCTTTGCTTATGTATAAAGATGGGGAAAAGAGATATGTAATTGCTCCGTTAGGTTTAAAGCCCGGGGATGAGATTATCTCAGGCCCAGGCTCTCCGCTAAAGATTGGTAACACACTCCCTTTACGTGAAATTCCACTTGGTATGGAAATCTATAATCTTGAGCTTACTCCAGGACGAGGTGGTGAGCTTGTCCGTTCTGCTGGTAACTCTGCTCAAATTCTTGCAAAAGAAGAACCTTATGCTCATGTGAGGCTTCCATCGGGTGAGATAAGGCTCATAAGACTTGATTGCCTCGCAACAATTGGTAGGACATCTAATCCTGACCATGGAAGTATAGTTTTAGGTAAGGCTGGGAGGAGTAGGTATTTGGGACGACGTCCAAGAACAAGGGGCACTCATATGAATCCTGTTGACCATCCAATGGGTGGCGGTGAGGGCAAATCAAAGGGGCATATCCCACGTTCCCCTACAGGCGTACCGGCAAAGGGATTCAAGACGAGGGGTAAAAAGCTATCAGATAAGTATATAATAAAACGGAGAAAGTAA
- a CDS encoding T9SS type A sorting domain-containing protein, translating into MSLKIYDASGRLVETLVNGSKEHGYYNMTWAAKGFPAGVYFAKFEACDYISIKKLILM; encoded by the coding sequence GTGAGTTTAAAGATTTACGATGCGTCCGGTAGGTTAGTGGAGACACTGGTAAATGGAAGTAAAGAGCACGGGTATTATAATATGACATGGGCTGCCAAAGGATTTCCGGCTGGTGTGTATTTTGCAAAGTTTGAAGCATGCGATTATATTTCAATTAAGAAGCTTATTTTAATGTAA
- the rplW gene encoding 50S ribosomal protein L23, whose product MKDARTTILYPIVTEKAVQLKDKANKYTFCVAIEANRIEIKRAVEQLFKVKVLKVTTQRMKGKPKRLGRFEGRRENWKKAICTLEEGNKIEIFEGV is encoded by the coding sequence ATGAAAGACGCAAGGACTACAATTCTTTATCCAATTGTAACTGAAAAGGCTGTACAGTTGAAAGACAAAGCCAATAAGTATACTTTTTGTGTGGCTATAGAGGCTAACAGGATTGAGATAAAGCGTGCAGTAGAGCAACTTTTTAAAGTAAAAGTATTAAAAGTAACTACACAAAGGATGAAAGGTAAACCAAAGAGACTTGGACGATTTGAAGGAAGAAGAGAAAATTGGAAGAAGGCAATATGTACACTTGAAGAAGGCAATAAAATAGAAATATTTGAAGGAGTGTAA
- the rplD gene encoding 50S ribosomal protein L4: MLKLNVYSKDGNIVGEYTLPIDIFGIKPNDGAIYEAIRMYQANKRQGTASTKTRGEVRGGGRKPWVQKHTGRARAGSIRSPLWPGGGIVFGPKPRNYYYKIPRKKLRLALLSALSYKTMEGKILLLDKLDFTEQKTKLFNAMLGALGLNSKKSILFVSSNLKREDNFYKAGRNIKGVEFKNANDLNALDVLSTDILVFPLDALKSFLEIKR; the protein is encoded by the coding sequence ATGCTAAAGTTAAATGTATATTCAAAAGATGGCAATATTGTAGGGGAATACACTCTACCCATCGATATATTTGGAATAAAGCCAAACGATGGTGCTATTTATGAAGCAATTCGTATGTATCAAGCAAATAAGAGACAGGGAACTGCATCAACAAAGACAAGAGGTGAAGTAAGGGGTGGTGGAAGGAAGCCATGGGTGCAAAAACATACAGGGAGGGCAAGAGCTGGCTCAATAAGGTCTCCTCTTTGGCCGGGTGGCGGAATTGTTTTTGGTCCGAAACCAAGAAATTATTATTATAAAATACCGAGAAAAAAGTTAAGACTTGCCCTTCTTTCTGCATTGAGTTATAAAACAATGGAAGGTAAAATTCTACTGCTTGACAAACTTGATTTTACTGAGCAGAAGACAAAATTGTTTAATGCTATGCTTGGTGCTCTTGGCTTAAACTCAAAGAAGAGTATACTGTTTGTATCATCCAACTTAAAGCGTGAAGATAACTTTTATAAAGCAGGTAGAAATATAAAAGGTGTAGAATTTAAAAATGCAAATGACTTAAATGCACTTGATGTTCTCTCTACAGATATTCTTGTCTTTCCTTTGGATGCACTTAAATCTTTTTTGGAAATTAAGAGATGA
- the rplC gene encoding 50S ribosomal protein L3, with protein MLGLIGKKIGMMQIFSEKGIAIPVTMVMVEPNVIIHRKTKSTDGYDACVLGFGAKKKSNRPYSGVFKSQGIKPTNVLREIRDPPPDWGIGKQITASIFSTGSIVEVTSYSKGCGFAGGVKRHGFSGGPAAHGSKFHARPGSVGARKFPARVVKGHPLPGRMGGNKVTARNVEVIKVDEAKNLLFLKGQVPGPRNALVLVKCK; from the coding sequence ATGCTTGGATTAATAGGTAAAAAAATTGGGATGATGCAGATTTTTAGCGAGAAAGGTATAGCTATTCCAGTAACTATGGTTATGGTAGAGCCTAATGTTATTATACATCGTAAGACCAAATCAACAGATGGCTATGATGCCTGTGTACTTGGATTTGGGGCTAAGAAGAAATCAAATCGTCCATATTCTGGGGTATTTAAGTCGCAGGGTATAAAGCCAACCAATGTCTTACGTGAAATAAGAGACCCTCCACCAGATTGGGGGATAGGTAAACAAATAACGGCATCTATATTTTCTACAGGTTCAATAGTAGAGGTGACTTCTTATTCCAAGGGATGCGGTTTTGCAGGAGGTGTGAAACGGCATGGCTTCTCCGGTGGCCCAGCAGCTCATGGGTCAAAGTTTCACGCACGTCCAGGCTCTGTTGGGGCAAGAAAATTTCCTGCAAGAGTTGTAAAGGGACACCCACTTCCCGGCAGAATGGGGGGTAATAAAGTAACGGCGCGAAATGTTGAAGTAATCAAGGTTGATGAGGCTAAAAATTTGCTATTTTTAAAAGGACAGGTTCCGGGGCCAAGAAATGCTTTAGTTTTGGTAAAATGCAAGTAA
- the rpsJ gene encoding 30S ribosomal protein S10 produces MERIRIKLKAYDHALLDRSAQEIVNVVRETGAKVSGPIPLPTKRSLYTVLRSPFINKKSREQFELTIHKRLIEVSDPTKRTTEALTRLDLPAGVDVEIKT; encoded by the coding sequence ATGGAAAGGATAAGGATAAAACTAAAGGCATACGATCATGCGCTTCTCGATCGGTCTGCACAGGAGATTGTGAATGTAGTTCGTGAGACAGGGGCAAAAGTTTCAGGTCCAATTCCATTGCCTACGAAGCGTAGCTTGTACACAGTGTTACGTTCTCCTTTTATTAATAAGAAATCACGTGAGCAATTTGAGCTTACCATCCACAAACGGCTTATTGAGGTTAGTGACCCAACAAAGCGAACTACAGAGGCATTAACAAGACTTGACTTACCAGCAGGAGTAGATGTTGAAATAAAAACTTGA
- the tuf gene encoding elongation factor Tu encodes MPKEKFKRTKPHLNIGTIGHVDHGKTTLTSAITKVLETKGLAKFVPFDEIDKAPEERARGLTICLYHGEYETANRHYAHIDCPGHRDYIKNMITGAAQMDGAILVVSSADGAQAQTREHVLLARQVNVPAMVVFLNKIDQVDDPELIDLVELEVRDLLKKYEFPGDKVPVVKGSALKCLEAKDPTCEDCKFVWELMDAVDKFIPEPTREIDKPFLMSVEDVFTITGRGTVGTGRIERGKIRPGDPVDIVGFKPTRQTVATSLEMFRKVLDEAIAGDNIGILVRGIEKDELQRGMVIAAPGTITPYKRFKGQVYVLTKEEGGRHTPFFTGYAPQFYFRTMDVTGSVKLPEGVEMVMPGDNVELEASLIYPVAMEKEMRFAIREGGQTVGAGVVTATLE; translated from the coding sequence ATGCCAAAGGAAAAATTTAAACGCACTAAGCCCCACTTGAATATAGGGACTATAGGGCATGTTGACCATGGAAAGACGACATTGACATCGGCTATCACTAAGGTATTAGAGACAAAGGGGCTTGCAAAGTTTGTACCTTTTGATGAAATAGACAAGGCACCTGAGGAGAGGGCTCGTGGGCTGACAATATGTCTGTACCACGGTGAGTACGAGACTGCAAATCGTCACTATGCTCACATAGATTGCCCTGGTCATCGTGATTACATAAAAAATATGATAACTGGAGCAGCTCAAATGGATGGTGCAATTCTTGTAGTCTCATCAGCAGATGGAGCACAGGCACAGACAAGGGAGCATGTTCTTCTTGCACGCCAAGTAAACGTACCTGCTATGGTAGTGTTCTTGAATAAGATAGACCAAGTTGACGACCCTGAACTTATTGACCTTGTGGAGCTTGAGGTTAGAGACCTCTTAAAAAAGTATGAGTTTCCTGGAGATAAAGTGCCTGTGGTTAAAGGGTCTGCCTTAAAGTGTTTAGAAGCTAAAGACCCAACTTGCGAGGACTGCAAATTTGTATGGGAATTGATGGATGCAGTGGATAAATTCATACCAGAACCTACAAGGGAGATAGATAAGCCATTTCTTATGTCTGTAGAGGACGTTTTTACAATTACAGGCAGGGGGACTGTTGGTACTGGCAGAATAGAACGCGGTAAGATAAGACCTGGCGACCCCGTGGACATTGTTGGATTTAAGCCGACACGCCAGACAGTGGCAACAAGCTTAGAGATGTTTAGAAAGGTTTTGGATGAAGCTATTGCAGGCGATAATATTGGTATACTTGTTCGCGGGATTGAGAAAGACGAACTTCAGCGTGGTATGGTGATAGCAGCACCCGGGACAATAACTCCATACAAGAGATTTAAGGGCCAGGTGTATGTCTTAACTAAAGAGGAAGGCGGCCGTCACACACCATTCTTTACAGGTTATGCACCTCAATTTTATTTCAGGACAATGGATGTAACAGGAAGCGTAAAACTTCCCGAAGGTGTAGAGATGGTGATGCCTGGTGATAACGTGGAGCTTGAAGCATCTCTTATCTATCCTGTGGCTATGGAGAAAGAGATGCGGTTTGCGATAAGGGAAGGCGGTCAAACAGTAGGAGCAGGTGTAGTGACTGCGACATTAGAATAA
- the fusA gene encoding elongation factor G — protein MAEVTENFNPAHKVCAGRNIGIIAHIDAGKTTTTERMLYYTHCIHKIGEVDEGSATMDWMEEEKERGITITAAAITCYWRGKRINIIDTPGHIDFTGEVERSLRVLDGAIMIFSAVEGVESQSESVWYQADRYQVPRLVYINKLDRIGADPYHCINMIKDRLAGHPLILQLPVGIEESFHGVCDVLSGKLIEWPPGGDGAKFKVSEVPSSLKAQFELAKKDLLEAISIEDDRIGEVYLEGKVVEREELIRAIRRLTIKNRFVPVFFGSSLKNTGVQPLLDGIVDYLPSPIDRRPVEGKNLLTGQIEKLKPDPESPFCALVFKLQTTPHGKLFYLRIYSGKIKPGSVVLNTNTGLKGRISQIFLMYADRQEIIEEASAGDIVAVYGLKESRTGDTISAPGFPIMLEGLKFPEPVISATIEPKTRSDGDKLSIILNKLTIDDPTFKVKTDSDTGEVVVSGMGELHLEVLTQRMEREFSLKTRFTNPRVAYRETITRVVRERGQFIKQSGGRGQYGDVELELKPLERGGGFKFKEKVRDGSIPREYWGAIRKGVEASMKVGVLGGFPIVDLEVVLLGGSYHSIDSSDIAFEMAASIAFKKGMERGKPVLLEPMMRLEIIVPPEYLGAILDDLSTRGGRVLSLSGSEVRHTVIASCPLRKLFGYATVLRSITQGRVVHLMKFDTYQPLPQEEQDLVLKKIRGY, from the coding sequence ATGGCTGAAGTTACTGAAAATTTTAATCCCGCGCATAAAGTATGTGCTGGACGTAATATAGGGATAATTGCCCATATAGATGCAGGTAAGACGACGACTACAGAGCGTATGCTTTATTACACGCACTGCATCCATAAAATAGGTGAAGTAGATGAGGGTTCTGCAACTATGGACTGGATGGAGGAGGAAAAAGAGCGTGGTATTACTATAACAGCGGCTGCTATAACTTGCTACTGGAGGGGTAAGAGAATTAATATAATAGATACACCTGGTCATATTGATTTCACTGGTGAAGTTGAGCGTTCTTTAAGGGTGCTTGATGGTGCAATTATGATATTTAGTGCAGTTGAGGGAGTAGAGTCACAATCGGAGTCAGTATGGTACCAAGCGGATAGGTATCAAGTTCCGAGGCTTGTCTATATAAATAAGCTTGATAGAATAGGAGCTGACCCATATCACTGTATAAACATGATAAAAGATAGGTTAGCAGGTCATCCACTCATCTTACAACTCCCTGTGGGTATAGAAGAAAGTTTTCATGGTGTTTGTGATGTACTGTCTGGTAAATTAATAGAATGGCCACCAGGGGGTGACGGAGCGAAGTTCAAGGTAAGTGAGGTTCCGAGCAGTCTAAAGGCACAGTTTGAGCTGGCAAAGAAGGACTTACTTGAGGCTATCTCAATTGAAGATGACCGTATTGGAGAAGTATATCTTGAAGGCAAAGTAGTTGAGAGAGAAGAATTAATTAGAGCTATACGAAGGCTGACAATTAAGAATAGGTTTGTCCCAGTATTTTTTGGTTCTTCATTAAAGAATACAGGAGTCCAACCTTTACTTGATGGTATAGTAGATTATTTACCATCCCCCATAGACCGTCGTCCGGTAGAAGGTAAAAATCTTCTTACAGGCCAAATTGAAAAACTGAAGCCCGATCCGGAGTCTCCATTTTGTGCATTAGTGTTCAAACTTCAGACAACGCCTCATGGTAAACTTTTCTATTTACGTATTTATTCTGGTAAAATCAAGCCCGGCTCAGTGGTTTTAAACACGAATACAGGATTAAAGGGACGGATTTCACAAATATTTTTGATGTACGCTGACAGGCAGGAAATAATAGAGGAAGCGAGTGCAGGTGACATTGTGGCAGTTTATGGGCTTAAAGAGTCGCGAACAGGTGATACTATTTCAGCGCCCGGTTTTCCAATAATGTTAGAAGGCTTGAAATTTCCTGAGCCAGTCATTTCAGCGACAATAGAGCCAAAGACTCGTAGTGATGGAGACAAGCTTTCTATAATATTGAATAAATTGACCATTGATGACCCAACATTTAAGGTTAAAACAGATTCTGATACAGGAGAGGTAGTAGTGTCGGGCATGGGTGAATTACATCTTGAGGTGTTGACACAGCGAATGGAGCGTGAGTTTTCTCTTAAAACTCGGTTTACAAATCCACGTGTAGCATATAGGGAAACTATAACAAGGGTAGTACGTGAGCGTGGTCAATTTATCAAGCAAAGTGGTGGTCGTGGTCAGTATGGTGATGTTGAGCTTGAGCTTAAGCCTCTGGAAAGAGGTGGGGGATTTAAATTCAAGGAAAAGGTGCGCGATGGCTCTATTCCACGTGAATATTGGGGTGCAATCCGTAAAGGAGTAGAAGCATCTATGAAGGTAGGCGTTTTGGGTGGATTCCCAATAGTTGATTTAGAAGTAGTCCTACTTGGTGGCTCTTACCACTCAATAGATTCATCCGATATCGCATTTGAGATGGCTGCATCAATTGCGTTTAAGAAGGGTATGGAAAGGGGTAAGCCAGTGCTTTTGGAGCCAATGATGAGGCTTGAAATAATTGTGCCACCTGAGTATCTTGGTGCTATATTAGACGATTTAAGTACCAGGGGGGGCAGAGTTTTAAGTTTATCGGGAAGTGAGGTTAGACATACAGTGATAGCTTCTTGTCCTCTTCGCAAATTATTTGGTTATGCAACTGTTCTGCGGTCTATCACACAGGGTAGGGTAGTTCATCTAATGAAGTTTGATACTTATCAACCACTACCCCAGGAGGAGCAAGATTTAGTGTTGAAGAAGATAAGAGGCTACTGA